The following coding sequences lie in one Oncorhynchus kisutch isolate 150728-3 unplaced genomic scaffold, Okis_V2 scaffold2202, whole genome shotgun sequence genomic window:
- the LOC109887184 gene encoding potassium voltage-gated channel subfamily A member 1: MTVVAGDNMDETSTLPGHLQDTYPPDHEDHECCERVVINISGLRFETQLKTLSQFPETLLGNPKKRMRYFDPLRNEYFFDRNRPSFDAILYYYQSGGRLRRPVNVPLDMFSEEIKFYELGAEAMEKFREDEGFIREEEKPLPEKEFQRQVWLLFEYPESSGPARGIAIVSVMVILISIVIFCLETLPELKEDPRGRMETVGNVTFYYKPNILTDPFFIVETLCIIWFSFELIVRFFACPSKAAFFKNMMNTIDIVAIIPYFITLGTELAEDQEGKEKPSEQAASLAILRVIRLVRVFRIFKLSRHSKGLQILGQTLKASMRELGLLIFFLFIGVILFSSAVYFAEAEEKESFFTSIPDAFWWAVVSMTTVGYGDMYPVTIGGKIVGSLCAIAGVLTIALPVPVIVSNFNYFYHRETEGEEQAQLLNVSNQDLNSDSNSSRRSSNSIASKSEYMEIDEGINNSIDNFRDANLRTANCTPVLNQNCVNKGKLLTDV; this comes from the coding sequence ATGACTGTGGTGGCCGGAGATAACATGGATGAGACGTCCACCCTGCCGGGGCACCTGCAGGATACCTACCCACCAGACCACGAGGACCACGAGTGCTGCGAGAGGGTTGTCATTAATATCTCAGGGCTGCGCTTCGAGACCCAGTTAAAGACACTCAGTCAGTTCCCCGAGACGTTACTCGGTAACCCCAAAAAGAGAATGCGCTACTTCGACCCGCTTAGAAACGAGTACTTTTTTGACCGGAACCGGCCGAGTTTTGACGCTATTCTATATTACTACCAGTCCGGTGGACGGTTGAGGAGGCCCGTTAACGTTCCTCTGGATATGTTCTCCGAGGAGATCAAGTTCTACGAGCTCGGGGCAGAGGCCATGGAGAAGTTTAGAGAAGACGAAGGCTTTATTAGAGAAGAGGAAAAACCCTTACCAGAGAAAGAGTTTCAGCGACAGGTCTGGTTGCTGTTCGAATACCCGGAGAGTTCGGGACCCGCCAGAGGGATTGCTATAGTATCGGTGATGGTTATCTTAATTTCAATAGTCATATTCTGTTTGGAAACGCTGCCAGAACTCAAAGAGGACCCCAGGGGTAGGATGGAAACTGTAGGCAACGTGACATTCTATTATAAACCAAATATTCTCACCGATCCTTTCTTCATAGTGGAGACCCTGTGTATAATCTGGTTCTCCTTTGAGTTGATTGTGCGGTTCTTCGCCTGCCCTAGCAAGGCAGCTTTCTTTAAAAACATGATGAATACTATAGACATAGTAGCTATCATACCCTACTTCATCACGCTGGGCACCGAGCTGGCAGAGGACCAGGAGGGGAAGGAGAAACCAAGTGAGCAGGCCGCGTCTCTGGCCATCCTCAGGGTCATCCGGCTGGTCAGGGTGTTCAGGATCTTCAAGCTGTCCAGACACTCCAAGGGGCTTCAGATATTGGGACAAACCCTCAAAGCCAGTATGAGAGAGTTGGGGCTGCTCATTTTCTTCCTCTTCATCGGAGTCATCCTCTTCTCCAGCGCTGTCTATTTCGCCGAGGCGGAGGAGAAGGAATCTTTTTTCACAAGCATCCCCGACGCCTTCTGGTGGGCCGTGGTCTCCATGACAACAGTGGGATACGGGGACATGTACCCGGTCACCATCGGCGGAAAGATAGTGGGCTCGCTCTGCGCCATCGCCGGAGTGCTGACCATCGCGCTGCCGGTGCCTGTCATCGTGTCCAACTTTAACTATTTCTATCAccgggagacggagggagaggagcaggCGCAGCTTCTTAACGTCAGCAACCAGGACCTTAACTCAGACAGCAACTCATCGCGCCGCAGCTCCAACTCTATCGCCAGCAAGTCAGAATACATGGAAATAGACGAAGGGATCAACAATAGTATTGATAACTTTAGGGACGCGAATCTCAGAACTGCTAACTGTACGCCTGTCCTCAACCAGAACTGCGTGAATAAGGGCAAGCTGCTGACTGATGTTTAG